In Micromonospora sp. NBC_01813, the following are encoded in one genomic region:
- a CDS encoding glycosyltransferase has protein sequence MPATGNPKVSIVIPTYNRRDRLHNTLHQLTRQVPGTPEFEVVVSDDGSSDDSATVAKSFSDRLNLKYTYQEDLGNRVALARNNGARLATAPILVFLDTGAIAGPDFVLQHYLAHSNGSPRHALAGYAYGYNPGDPMVQVPDLLKRFTPEEMVEVYGRVHEFLDSRELALLRCDDDLTRRSVPWLIFWTINCSMHTDDFWAVGGFDEGHRGWAVEDLDLGYRLHRSGLPLHFTRKAWVIEEHQDRVFDEQYEEFKANMLRFVTNNPEPVNEIGWTVAVHENMFWSWEEDNKDLVRYTDEVRGLDVSAEVERALRGVSATDRVVVIGAGGALPESMHAATVMDFDRELIERVAATGRHVTHHSLGLHTPLADQSADVVILTSRLAKFWRRWEDQFMIEARRIGRDVRCLVP, from the coding sequence ATGCCGGCAACCGGTAACCCCAAAGTCTCGATAGTGATCCCGACGTACAACCGTCGCGACCGGCTGCACAACACCTTGCACCAGCTCACCCGGCAGGTGCCCGGCACGCCGGAGTTTGAGGTCGTGGTGTCCGACGACGGCTCGTCCGACGACTCGGCGACCGTCGCCAAGTCGTTCTCCGATCGGCTGAACCTGAAATACACCTACCAGGAGGATCTCGGCAACCGGGTCGCGCTCGCGCGCAACAACGGTGCGCGGCTTGCCACCGCACCGATCCTGGTCTTTTTGGACACCGGCGCGATCGCCGGGCCCGACTTCGTGCTACAGCACTATTTGGCCCACAGCAACGGTTCGCCGCGGCATGCCCTGGCCGGATACGCCTACGGCTACAACCCCGGGGACCCGATGGTGCAGGTGCCCGATCTCCTCAAGCGGTTCACACCCGAGGAGATGGTGGAGGTCTACGGCCGGGTCCACGAGTTCCTCGACAGTCGCGAGCTGGCGCTGCTCAGGTGCGACGACGACCTGACCAGGCGCAGCGTGCCGTGGCTCATCTTCTGGACCATCAACTGCTCCATGCACACCGACGACTTCTGGGCGGTGGGCGGCTTCGACGAGGGGCACCGCGGCTGGGCCGTGGAGGACCTCGATCTCGGATACCGCCTGCACCGCAGCGGCCTGCCACTGCACTTCACCCGCAAGGCGTGGGTGATCGAGGAGCACCAGGACCGGGTGTTCGACGAGCAGTACGAGGAGTTCAAGGCCAACATGCTGCGCTTCGTGACCAACAATCCGGAGCCGGTCAACGAGATCGGCTGGACGGTGGCGGTCCACGAAAACATGTTCTGGTCGTGGGAGGAGGACAACAAAGACCTTGTGCGGTACACCGACGAGGTACGCGGTCTGGACGTCTCGGCAGAGGTCGAGCGGGCGTTGCGGGGCGTCTCCGCGACCGACCGCGTGGTCGTGATCGGCGCCGGTGGCGCGTTGCCCGAGTCGATGCACGCAGCCACCGTGATGGACTTCGACCGGGAGTTGATCGAGCGTGTTGCAGCCACCGGGCGGCACGTCACCCATCACAGCCTGGGCCTGCACACGCCGCTGGCCGACCAGTCCGCCGACGTCGTCATCCTCACGTCCCGGCTCGCGAAGTTCTGGCGCCGCTGGGAGGACCAGTTCATGATCGAGGCACGCCGCATCGGACGAGACGTGCGCTGCCTCGTGCCGTAG
- a CDS encoding recombinase family protein, translating into MGGTASVNQPDFLTGWLHSAQPQSRIRGQRPPPAVGLLRFAFYGRISTAEYQDATSSRAWQLDSANRTIADHGEIVSEYFDIGCSRRLPWHARPQAAALFTAVTQPRRVFDAVIIGEFERAFDADQLAGVAAVLAARGVQLWLPETRGPVDLNDPTHQALVMLLGHQSKREVLRARFRTTMAMRAQVREQGRHLGGRPPYGYRLVDAGPHPNTAHARWGRRLHRLAPDPVTAPHVQWIFAQRIVGTSAAGIARTLNHLGVPSPSRYDRSRNRHRTAEGWTVRTVAELLANPRYTGRQVWNRQYTDHQETEPGDRRTSRGSVRRWNPRDQWVLSTRLVHPPLVSETDFIKAQTVNAVATPEDGLPRRYLLTGLVICRTCGRRADAHWVRGRPGYRCRHGHSSASPPYPAGPSRCTYAKTCSSPTSHGNSTIERRKPATTRELSPRTYGQTRSPSPATPTPSQSAGSR; encoded by the coding sequence ATGGGCGGTACGGCAAGCGTCAACCAGCCCGATTTCCTTACCGGGTGGCTACACAGCGCGCAACCTCAATCCCGGATCCGAGGGCAGCGACCACCACCTGCTGTCGGTCTCCTGCGGTTCGCCTTCTATGGACGGATCTCCACCGCCGAGTACCAGGACGCCACCTCATCACGGGCCTGGCAACTCGACTCGGCAAACCGGACCATCGCCGACCACGGTGAAATCGTCTCTGAGTACTTCGACATCGGCTGCTCCCGCCGTCTGCCGTGGCACGCACGCCCGCAAGCCGCCGCACTGTTCACCGCCGTCACCCAACCGCGCCGAGTGTTCGACGCGGTCATCATCGGCGAGTTCGAACGCGCCTTCGACGCCGACCAGCTTGCCGGTGTCGCCGCCGTGCTGGCCGCTCGCGGGGTTCAACTGTGGCTTCCCGAGACCCGCGGGCCCGTCGACCTGAACGACCCCACCCACCAGGCCCTGGTCATGCTGCTCGGGCACCAGTCGAAACGGGAAGTACTCCGTGCCCGGTTCCGCACCACGATGGCCATGCGCGCCCAAGTCCGCGAACAAGGCCGGCACCTCGGCGGGCGGCCACCCTACGGCTACCGCCTCGTCGACGCCGGACCCCACCCGAACACCGCGCATGCCCGCTGGGGACGCCGACTGCACCGACTCGCCCCCGACCCGGTCACCGCACCACATGTGCAGTGGATTTTCGCGCAGCGGATCGTTGGAACCAGTGCCGCCGGCATTGCTCGTACCCTGAACCACCTGGGTGTTCCGTCACCATCACGGTACGACCGCAGCCGCAACCGGCACCGCACAGCTGAAGGATGGACGGTACGGACGGTCGCCGAGCTCCTCGCCAACCCCCGCTACACGGGGAGGCAGGTGTGGAACCGGCAGTACACCGACCATCAGGAGACCGAGCCGGGGGACCGGCGCACCAGTCGAGGATCGGTACGGCGCTGGAATCCACGAGACCAGTGGGTGCTGTCCACCCGGTTGGTGCACCCGCCGCTGGTCAGCGAGACGGACTTCATCAAGGCCCAAACGGTGAACGCGGTCGCCACGCCGGAGGACGGCCTGCCGCGCCGGTACCTGCTCACCGGACTGGTCATCTGCCGAACCTGTGGCCGACGAGCCGACGCGCACTGGGTACGCGGACGGCCCGGATACCGGTGCCGACACGGCCACAGCAGCGCCAGCCCGCCCTACCCGGCCGGCCCAAGTCGCTGTACTTACGCGAAGACCTGCTCCTCGCCCACATCGCACGGCAACTCGACGATCGAACGACGGAAGCCGGCGACGACGCGCGAGCTATCGCCGCGTACCTACGGGCAAACCAGATCACCATCACCTGCGACGCCGACACCATCACAGTCGGCCGGCAGCCGTTGA
- a CDS encoding AAA domain-containing protein, with the protein MDRSQDALQKTTRLIEFLAEVTAAVERDPVIDILDDPDRPDPIIWLDALPDEVQLADGPQDEVLIRLRPPRARVEPAPPEVLHGWVDTETARGVDGPAPRLLCTATTHDEVDPGLEPPLRVVRLFDHWAEEWRTWRHEALRLRAVRALYEELERAAKVMEQQDDEYEFVLCVGLLRWTAPDGSRIRRHLIAEGAVARLDQATAEVSVSIAAGRRRVEDREILDEIELFRGDRGRNRRHEIVDGDTPMLELLPPILDLLGECLDAQLQVDTSGAVPGDQLPATPLVSLSPALLVRRRSRVLLAEAYQHIREALRQPDAQIPVALAQLVVDTEPEQRNGWLRGQGAVHGDVLGSDPLFPLPTNDEQIRVIELLRSETGVVVQGPPGTGKTHTIANLVSALLARGQRVLVTSQKDQALSELRDKVPAALRDLCVLMTDGRNAAAELGQGLAALSRMTASTETTGLGDRVEILRQERHELRSQSALLNNQIQKLREIEFISHAPVVPGFSEDIYRGSLGQIARQVKAGAGSFGWMPPVGASLPDVPPLSAGEAVELLHLLRTTSPTRGARLQQQIPEPSDLPAPAYLAEAFVAEYDAAATVQANTNALATRLADAGEGMLTDLEELGRRSTTIVERLDLDSGTGSTPEWVARAAADHFAGRRRTLWRHLTEVAGRADRLQEKLRTHALGFEVRITSTGEFDLGQARHMLTVGRELRAHLADGITCRSLFAIQSARHRAAPLMKNVRVDGQPPTTLPLLDAALDHLAIYIETAQLVRLWADVQVPVPAGSVIATLSELQDFHHLLIDVRSLADVHTAIGARLASAGASPRMLTVADVTEVIASTAAARQHLRLRHAQAVIDALRGTIRKNQTRDDTCPEMGLLTDAIDKRSVEAYRQGMEAIDEARGERYAEWRRVTLTERLGATHPQLLADLQKSVHSADWEARLQRLPAAWAWSKADQFIRTRRTAERERQIRKMYDEVEEKLTRVTTELVAAEAIRACVNRMTDTHMRALRTYGEFRNQIGAGGGRKVRELRQAARAAMNKAKGAVPAWVVPLPSLLENLSIERNAFDVIIVDEASQVGLEHLFLLWLAPRIIVVGDDQQCTPAPSRMGRSFDTHFKSLRDHLGDLDTEIRYHFTPKSHLYGLLSARSGKDAVVRLREHFRCMPEIINWSRAQFYRGANEIIPLRERSARDLDPLRVVSVEGAYPERTGQAIRNPVEAKRIVGQLLDCLANPQYKDKTFGIIVLHGYGQIQLLDHEINAAIPAQTRTARQIRVGSAPNFQGAERHVIFLSTVVTAAPRRLGEHLSQNYNVAASRARDQLWLFSSIAPGDYKPDDLRASLIGYMLNPPSVYGPSPDLKTVSADQPRAPFESLFEQRVYRVLKRRGYHVVPQLKVGSRSLDLVIVGNGGRLAVECDGHRWHTRPTDVISDARRDRELGRMGWEVIRIRESEFEIDPDKELAPLFARLAERDISPHNVQPTTDNTWKPVELLPQDEEGESL; encoded by the coding sequence GTGGATCGTAGTCAGGATGCGCTGCAGAAGACGACGAGGCTGATCGAGTTTTTGGCGGAGGTTACGGCTGCGGTCGAGCGTGACCCGGTTATCGACATCCTGGATGACCCGGACCGGCCGGACCCGATCATCTGGCTCGATGCACTGCCAGATGAGGTTCAGTTGGCAGACGGCCCGCAGGATGAGGTGCTTATTCGGCTGCGTCCGCCGCGGGCACGCGTGGAGCCGGCTCCACCGGAGGTGCTGCACGGCTGGGTCGATACCGAGACGGCGCGTGGGGTCGACGGTCCTGCGCCACGTCTGTTGTGTACCGCTACAACTCATGACGAGGTGGACCCCGGTCTTGAGCCGCCTTTGAGAGTGGTGCGGCTGTTCGACCATTGGGCCGAGGAATGGAGGACCTGGCGCCACGAAGCGCTGCGGCTACGTGCCGTTCGTGCGTTGTATGAAGAGCTTGAGCGCGCCGCCAAGGTTATGGAACAGCAGGACGATGAGTACGAGTTCGTTCTCTGTGTTGGCCTATTGCGTTGGACGGCTCCGGATGGCAGCCGAATTCGTCGCCACCTGATAGCGGAGGGCGCGGTTGCCCGGTTGGACCAGGCGACGGCAGAGGTATCGGTGTCGATTGCCGCAGGACGACGCCGGGTCGAGGATCGAGAGATCCTCGACGAGATTGAACTGTTCCGAGGTGATCGCGGCCGGAATAGGCGGCATGAGATCGTCGATGGTGACACGCCGATGCTGGAGCTACTGCCCCCGATCTTGGATCTACTCGGGGAATGTCTGGATGCCCAGCTGCAGGTAGATACCTCCGGAGCGGTGCCGGGCGACCAGTTGCCGGCGACGCCGCTGGTTAGCTTGTCACCGGCGTTGCTGGTGCGCCGACGCAGCCGGGTGCTGCTCGCGGAGGCTTACCAGCACATTCGTGAAGCGCTGCGGCAGCCCGACGCGCAGATACCCGTCGCCCTCGCGCAGTTGGTGGTCGACACCGAACCGGAGCAGCGCAACGGCTGGCTACGTGGGCAGGGTGCCGTTCACGGCGACGTGCTCGGAAGTGATCCCTTGTTTCCGTTGCCGACAAACGACGAGCAGATCCGCGTTATCGAGCTGCTCCGGTCCGAGACCGGAGTCGTGGTACAAGGACCGCCCGGCACTGGCAAGACGCACACGATCGCCAACCTGGTGTCGGCATTGCTGGCTCGTGGTCAGCGTGTGCTTGTCACAAGTCAAAAGGATCAGGCGCTCAGCGAGCTTCGCGACAAGGTGCCGGCGGCATTGCGTGATCTGTGCGTATTGATGACTGATGGCAGAAACGCCGCGGCCGAACTCGGCCAGGGTCTCGCGGCACTGTCGCGCATGACGGCGTCCACGGAGACCACCGGATTAGGCGACCGGGTGGAGATTCTTCGGCAGGAGCGCCATGAACTGCGATCGCAATCCGCGCTACTCAATAACCAAATCCAGAAGCTGCGCGAGATTGAGTTCATCTCACATGCCCCAGTCGTTCCGGGATTCAGTGAGGATATTTACCGCGGGTCGCTCGGGCAGATCGCGCGCCAGGTGAAGGCGGGCGCAGGCAGTTTCGGCTGGATGCCGCCAGTCGGAGCGAGCCTGCCCGACGTGCCACCGCTGTCGGCTGGAGAGGCTGTCGAACTGCTGCACCTGCTGCGGACGACGAGCCCGACCCGTGGCGCCCGTCTGCAGCAGCAGATACCCGAGCCGTCGGACCTGCCCGCGCCCGCCTACCTTGCTGAGGCGTTCGTCGCCGAGTATGACGCCGCCGCCACAGTCCAAGCGAACACCAACGCGCTGGCAACCCGACTGGCGGACGCGGGCGAAGGCATGCTGACCGACCTGGAGGAACTCGGGCGACGATCTACCACCATCGTCGAGCGCCTCGATCTCGACAGCGGCACAGGATCGACGCCTGAGTGGGTGGCACGCGCCGCCGCAGATCATTTCGCCGGTCGGCGCCGGACGCTGTGGCGACACCTGACCGAGGTAGCTGGTCGGGCAGATCGGTTACAGGAGAAGCTCCGGACGCACGCCCTCGGCTTCGAAGTACGGATCACATCCACAGGCGAGTTCGACCTCGGGCAAGCCCGGCACATGCTCACTGTAGGGCGGGAACTACGCGCGCACCTCGCTGACGGCATCACATGTCGCAGTCTCTTCGCCATCCAGAGCGCGCGGCACCGGGCCGCGCCTTTGATGAAGAACGTGCGGGTGGATGGTCAGCCACCCACCACCCTGCCGCTCCTAGACGCAGCGCTCGACCACCTCGCGATCTACATCGAAACCGCCCAGCTCGTCCGACTGTGGGCCGACGTCCAAGTTCCCGTTCCGGCCGGCAGTGTCATCGCGACACTGTCCGAGCTACAGGACTTTCACCACTTACTCATCGATGTCCGCTCGCTCGCCGACGTCCACACCGCGATAGGTGCGCGCCTAGCGTCTGCCGGCGCATCACCCAGGATGCTGACAGTCGCCGATGTCACGGAGGTCATCGCCTCCACTGCGGCCGCCCGCCAGCACCTACGGCTGCGGCACGCGCAGGCTGTCATCGACGCGCTGCGCGGGACAATCCGGAAAAATCAGACACGAGATGACACCTGCCCGGAAATGGGGCTGCTGACTGACGCCATCGACAAGCGGTCCGTCGAGGCATATCGGCAAGGCATGGAGGCCATCGACGAGGCCAGGGGAGAGCGGTATGCCGAATGGCGGCGCGTCACGCTCACGGAACGTCTTGGCGCCACGCACCCACAACTTCTCGCCGATTTGCAGAAGAGCGTTCACAGCGCAGACTGGGAGGCCCGCCTCCAAAGACTTCCCGCAGCGTGGGCTTGGTCCAAGGCCGATCAGTTCATTCGGACGCGGCGAACTGCCGAGAGGGAACGCCAGATAAGGAAAATGTACGACGAAGTCGAAGAGAAACTCACGCGGGTGACCACGGAGCTTGTGGCAGCCGAGGCCATTCGTGCGTGCGTCAATCGCATGACGGACACTCATATGAGGGCCCTGCGCACCTACGGTGAGTTCCGCAACCAGATCGGGGCAGGCGGCGGACGCAAGGTCCGAGAACTACGCCAAGCGGCCCGCGCGGCGATGAACAAGGCCAAGGGCGCCGTACCTGCATGGGTGGTCCCGCTGCCGAGCCTGTTGGAGAATCTCTCCATTGAACGCAACGCTTTCGACGTGATCATCGTCGATGAGGCGAGCCAGGTAGGGCTGGAACATCTCTTCCTTCTGTGGCTGGCCCCAAGAATAATCGTCGTCGGAGACGACCAACAATGTACTCCAGCGCCCAGCCGAATGGGCAGAAGCTTCGACACGCACTTCAAATCACTCCGCGATCACCTAGGCGACCTCGACACCGAGATCAGGTATCACTTCACGCCAAAGTCGCACCTATACGGCCTGCTGTCCGCGCGATCCGGCAAAGACGCAGTTGTCCGCCTGCGAGAACACTTCCGGTGCATGCCAGAGATCATCAACTGGTCGAGGGCTCAGTTCTATCGAGGTGCGAACGAAATCATTCCGCTGCGCGAACGTAGCGCTCGTGACCTGGATCCGCTCCGCGTTGTCTCTGTGGAGGGCGCGTACCCGGAGCGGACCGGGCAGGCCATCCGTAACCCCGTCGAGGCGAAACGCATCGTCGGACAGCTACTAGACTGCCTTGCCAACCCGCAGTACAAGGACAAAACCTTCGGCATCATCGTGCTACACGGATACGGCCAGATCCAACTCCTGGACCACGAGATCAACGCAGCCATCCCCGCGCAAACCCGTACTGCCCGGCAGATCAGGGTTGGCTCGGCACCCAACTTCCAAGGAGCTGAGCGCCACGTCATCTTCCTCTCAACGGTGGTCACGGCTGCCCCACGACGACTGGGTGAGCACCTGTCGCAAAACTACAACGTCGCTGCCAGCCGCGCCCGTGATCAACTCTGGCTGTTCAGCTCCATCGCCCCCGGAGACTACAAGCCCGATGACCTCCGCGCCTCACTGATCGGCTACATGCTGAACCCACCATCCGTCTACGGACCCTCACCCGACCTGAAGACCGTCAGCGCCGACCAGCCTCGTGCGCCGTTCGAGTCCCTGTTCGAGCAACGCGTGTACCGGGTCCTCAAACGCCGCGGCTACCACGTCGTACCCCAGCTCAAAGTCGGCTCCCGCTCGCTGGACCTCGTGATAGTCGGCAACGGGGGCAGGCTTGCCGTGGAATGCGACGGCCACCGCTGGCACACGAGGCCGACCGACGTGATTTCCGACGCCCGTCGCGATCGGGAACTAGGCCGCATGGGCTGGGAAGTCATCCGAATACGCGAGAGCGAATTCGAGATCGACCCAGACAAGGAACTCGCACCCCTGTTCGCCCGGCTCGCCGAACGTGATATCAGCCCGCATAACGTACAGCCAACCACAGATAACACATGGAAGCCCGTTGAACTGCTCCCCCAGGACGAGGAAGGCGAATCGCTATGA
- a CDS encoding TIGR02452 family protein, giving the protein MSGRLREIARQTVTITESGRYRNDIGDEVVIGEAVRAAVAGTRHHLPDEAITFAHREPGTCTVEVTHESTLLAARRLGPGAAALVFASAKNPGGGFLGGAQAQEESIARSSALYACLRAAPEFYAFHRAQRDLRYSDRLVYSPDVPVFRDDHGNLLDQPYTTSLLTTAAPNLGAIVRSQPDHAGDVPAVLARRARRILEVAAAHGHRGLVLGAWGCGVFRNDPAIVADAFAQALNAVQHFDHVVFAIRDNLPGTPVHAAFAQRFSPAADERTSGEPRG; this is encoded by the coding sequence GTGAGCGGCCGTCTTCGAGAGATCGCCCGGCAAACGGTGACGATCACGGAATCGGGCCGCTACCGCAACGACATCGGTGACGAGGTCGTCATCGGTGAGGCGGTCCGCGCTGCGGTCGCCGGGACCCGGCACCACCTGCCCGATGAGGCGATCACTTTCGCGCACCGCGAGCCGGGTACCTGTACAGTGGAGGTGACACACGAGTCGACGCTGCTCGCGGCGCGCCGTCTCGGCCCCGGCGCGGCGGCTCTGGTGTTCGCCTCGGCCAAGAATCCCGGCGGCGGATTCCTCGGTGGCGCCCAGGCGCAGGAGGAGAGCATCGCCCGCTCATCAGCCCTGTACGCATGTCTGCGGGCCGCGCCCGAGTTCTACGCCTTCCACCGCGCCCAACGGGACCTGCGCTACAGCGACCGGCTCGTCTACTCCCCCGACGTGCCGGTGTTCCGCGACGACCATGGCAACCTGCTCGACCAGCCGTACACCACCTCGCTGCTGACCACAGCCGCGCCCAACCTCGGGGCGATCGTACGCAGCCAGCCGGACCACGCCGGCGACGTACCAGCCGTACTCGCCCGGCGGGCCCGGCGGATCCTCGAGGTCGCCGCGGCGCACGGGCATCGCGGCCTCGTGCTCGGTGCGTGGGGGTGCGGGGTGTTCCGCAACGACCCCGCGATCGTGGCCGACGCGTTCGCCCAAGCCCTGAACGCGGTCCAGCACTTCGACCACGTCGTCTTCGCCATCCGCGACAACCTGCCCGGAACACCGGTCCACGCCGCGTTCGCCCAACGTTTCAGCCCCGCGGCCGACGAGCGGACCAGCGGCGAACCTCGTGGCTGA
- a CDS encoding MFS transporter, with protein MGGLPRPARKIKRRNRMQPTLSDATPLTGTTSSTGRRVAALVLLCFASFMMILDSEIVILALPSIQNALGLDPSAAQWILTANAITFGGLLLLGGRMADLLGRRRVFMWGMALFLITSLVSGIAWSGEVIIVARALHGVSSAMLVPSALSILMNTFREGKERNRAIASWSAVGGIGATAGLLLGGTITTALGWQWVFLVNVPVVALVMLISPFVLDESWDRNRIRNFDIAGAVTITIAATALVYAISNGPALGWGSAPIIALFATVILLLAAFVVIEARSAAPLVPLRFLRLNTVMSGNLLMVVVAMIVWGASVLISLYTQQVLGYSAIMSGFATSVMPVAAVFGAYIGQAFITKRGFRVVAGIGLLGLGVCCLLLSRIPVEGQYFRNLFVALGLFGLSLGVAHTTASIVALTAVPEPESGLASGLSAASFQVGGAIGVVFVTTVSVTVSGGSTLLPDLTRGFQAAFIALVCAAIVGFVIALALPRKSVAQAS; from the coding sequence GTGGGTGGGCTGCCGCGGCCTGCCCGAAAAATCAAGAGGAGGAACCGGATGCAGCCAACGCTTTCCGACGCCACACCCCTCACGGGCACCACATCCAGCACGGGCCGTCGCGTCGCGGCGCTGGTCCTGCTGTGCTTCGCCAGCTTCATGATGATCCTCGACTCGGAGATCGTGATTCTGGCCCTGCCGTCCATCCAGAACGCCCTCGGGCTGGACCCCTCGGCGGCGCAATGGATCCTCACGGCCAACGCCATCACCTTCGGCGGCCTGCTCCTGCTCGGCGGGCGCATGGCCGACCTGCTCGGCCGGCGCCGCGTGTTCATGTGGGGCATGGCCCTGTTCCTGATCACCTCGCTGGTCTCCGGCATCGCCTGGAGCGGTGAGGTCATCATCGTGGCCCGCGCGCTGCACGGCGTGTCGTCGGCCATGCTCGTGCCCAGCGCGCTGTCCATCCTGATGAACACCTTCCGGGAGGGTAAGGAACGCAACCGGGCCATCGCCTCGTGGTCGGCGGTCGGCGGCATCGGCGCCACCGCCGGGCTGCTGCTCGGCGGCACGATCACGACCGCGCTCGGCTGGCAGTGGGTCTTCCTGGTCAACGTGCCGGTCGTGGCGCTCGTCATGCTGATCAGCCCGTTCGTGCTCGACGAAAGCTGGGACCGCAACCGCATACGCAACTTCGACATCGCCGGCGCCGTCACCATCACCATCGCCGCGACCGCCCTGGTGTACGCGATCAGCAACGGGCCCGCGCTCGGCTGGGGCAGCGCACCGATCATCGCCCTGTTCGCCACGGTGATCTTGCTCCTCGCGGCGTTCGTCGTGATCGAGGCCCGATCCGCCGCACCCCTTGTGCCGCTTCGCTTCCTGCGGCTGAACACGGTGATGAGCGGCAACCTGCTCATGGTCGTCGTGGCGATGATCGTGTGGGGCGCGAGCGTGCTCATCTCGCTCTACACCCAGCAGGTGCTCGGCTACTCGGCCATCATGTCGGGCTTCGCCACCTCGGTCATGCCCGTGGCCGCCGTGTTCGGCGCCTACATCGGGCAGGCCTTCATCACCAAGCGCGGATTCCGCGTGGTCGCCGGGATCGGACTGCTCGGGCTCGGCGTGTGCTGCCTGCTGCTGTCCCGGATACCCGTCGAAGGACAATACTTCCGTAACCTGTTCGTCGCGCTAGGACTGTTTGGTCTCTCCCTGGGTGTCGCGCACACCACCGCCTCGATCGTCGCACTCACAGCGGTCCCCGAGCCGGAATCGGGCCTCGCCTCCGGGCTGAGCGCCGCGAGCTTCCAGGTCGGCGGCGCCATCGGCGTCGTGTTCGTCACGACCGTGTCGGTGACCGTCTCGGGCGGATCCACCTTGCTGCCCGATCTGACCAGAGGTTTCCAAGCCGCGTTCATCGCCCTGGTGTGCGCCGCGATCGTCGGCTTCGTCATCGCCCTGGCGCTGCCGCGCAAATCGGTCGCGCAGGCCAGTTGA
- a CDS encoding RidA family protein, producing the protein MTIDRINPPGLHTPPGYHHVTLVPAGRTAYLAGQCPLDPAGMVVSPDILRQVDQVATNTLTALTSVPATPEQVVRTVIYVVSDDRTVLSSVWDRLRLSPIGAAFTSASTLLGVAQLGYPGQLVELDVTAALPD; encoded by the coding sequence ATGACGATCGACCGGATCAACCCGCCTGGACTCCACACCCCTCCCGGCTACCACCACGTGACCCTCGTACCGGCTGGCCGGACCGCGTACCTTGCCGGGCAGTGCCCCCTCGATCCTGCCGGCATGGTCGTCAGTCCGGACATCCTGCGGCAGGTCGACCAGGTGGCCACGAACACGCTGACCGCCCTGACCTCGGTGCCGGCAACGCCGGAGCAGGTTGTCCGCACCGTCATCTACGTCGTCAGCGACGACCGGACGGTGCTGTCGTCGGTCTGGGACAGGTTGCGCCTCTCACCGATCGGTGCGGCGTTCACCAGCGCGAGCACGCTGCTCGGTGTGGCGCAGCTGGGGTATCCCGGTCAACTGGTGGAGTTGGACGTCACCGCGGCGCTCCCGGACTGA